Proteins encoded within one genomic window of Papio anubis isolate 15944 chromosome X, Panubis1.0, whole genome shotgun sequence:
- the KLHL34 gene encoding kelch-like protein 34 has protein sequence MSYFLSYCKAHGGALLTGYQALRAEGFLCDVTLETEGSEFPAHRSLLACSSDYFRALFKSHTQESRARVIHLHVPSAAGLQRLLDFIYTAWLSLSMDTVEDTLEAASYLQVTEALGLCGRYLERQLAPENCCFAANVASRFGLAHTLDAAERCIVRHLRELLARGAGPAGLLELNPTSLRAVLGAPDVARVPEARLLGLALAWLRQEPTTERLAHCTELLEHVRFGLVPADVLRRVYSGSGLVLPARVKGLIIQALNYHTTPSRQPLMQGEQTSIRSPQTRILLVGGRRAREVVIEEVVAPQRAARGRVAAPEPEEEEEELEEEEEEEWELTQNVVAFDVYNHRWRSLTQLPTPLLGHSVCTAGNFLFVLGGESPSGSVTSPLADSPRVVTAEVHRYDPRFHAWMEVPAMQEARAHFWCGAVGGRLLAVGGLGAGGEALASVEMYDLRRDRWTAAGALPRALHGHAGAVGDRGVVYISGGKTGRGEGGASSLRDLYVLGPEEQAWSKRAPMGTARFGHHMAVLRGAVFAFLGRYEPFSEIERYDPGADQWTRLRPLPYDRFCYGLAVVEETALLLGGLKWRDSRQVPTRNVVGYDLDLDRWEDIGCALPWAWSGLQCAVLQLADGGDEEREGEPGEALDLVLG, from the coding sequence ATGAGTTACTTCCTGTCTTACTGCAAAGCTCATGGCGGCGCGCTGCTCACCGGCTACCAGGCCCTGCGCGCCGAGGGCTTTCTATGCGACGTGACACTGGAGACCGAGGGCAGCGAATTCCCGGCGCACAGGTCGCTCCTGGCGTGCTCCAGTGACTACTTCAGGGCCCTGTTCAAGAGCCACACTCAGGAATCTCGGGCGCGCGTGATCCACCTGCACGTGCCATCGGCAGCCGGCCTGCAGCGCCTGCTGGACTTCATCTACACTGCCTGGCTGTCGCTTTCCATGGACACTGTAGAGGACACTCTGGAGGCCGCCAGCTACCTGCAGGTCACCGAGGCCCTGGGGCTCTGTGGGCGCTACCTGGAGCGCCAGCTGGCTCCAGAGAACTGCTGCTTCGCCGCCAACGTGGCGTCGCGCTTTGGCCTGGCTCACACGCTGGACGCGGCCGAGCGCTGCATCGTGCGCCACTTGCGGGAACTGCTGGCGCGGGGCGCGGGCCCCGCGGGACTGCTGGAGCTCAACCCTACATCGCTAAGGGCTGTACTGGGTGCCCCCGACGTGGCGCGGGTGCCCGAGGCCCGGCTGCTGGGCCTGGCGTTAGCTTGGCTGCGGCAGGAGCCCACTACTGAGCGCCTGGCACACTGTACAGAGTTGCTGGAGCATGTCCGCTTTGGCCTGGTTCCCGCCGACGTACTGCGACGCGTGTACTCGGGCTCCGGCCTCGTGCTGCCCGCCCGGGTCAAGGGCCTCATCATCCAGGCCCTCAACTACCACACGACGCCCTCCCGCCAGCCACTCATGCAGGGCGAGCAGACCAGCATCCGGAGCCCCCAGACTCGAATCTTGTTAGTGGGGGGGCGCAGGGCACGGGAGGTGGTGATTGAGGAAGTCGTGGCCCCGCAGAGGGCAGCTAGGGGCCGGGTCGCCGCCCCAGAGCccgaagaggaagaggaagagttggaggaagaggaggaggaggagtgggagcTCACCCAGAACGTGGTGGCCTTCGATGTGTACAATCACCGCTGGCGCAGCCTCACGCAGCTACCCACACCACTGCTGGGGCACAGCGTGTGCACCGCGGGCAACTTCCTGTTTGTTCTGGGTGGGGAGAGCCCTTCCGGCAGTGTAACCTCGCCCCTGGCCGACAGCCCGCGGGTAGTCACGGCCGAAGTGCACCGTTACGACCCGCGCTTCCACGCTTGGATGGAGGTGCCCGCCATGCAGGAAGCGCGGGCCCACTTCTGGTGCGGTGCGGTGGGAGGAAGGCTCCTGGCCGTCGGGGGCCTGGGCGCGGGCGGTGAGGCGCTGGCCTCAGTGGAGATGTACGACCTGCGTCGGGACCGCTGGACGGCAGCTGGGGCACTACCGCGGGCTCTGCACGGTCACGCGGGGGCCGTCGGGGACCGCGGTGTTGTGTACATCTCGGGGGGCAAGACAGGGAGAGGCGAGGGCGGAGCGAGCAGCCTCCGGGACTTATACGTCCTGGGCCCTGAGGAGCAGGCTTGGAGTAAGAGGGCACCCATGGGGACCGCACGTTTCGGGCACCACATGGCAGTGCTGCGCGGCgctgtgtttgcttttctggGGCGATATGAGCCCTTCTCTGAGATCGAGCGCTACGATCCCGGCGCCGACCAGTGGACTCGGTTGCGGCCGCTACCCTACGACCGCTTCTGCTATGGGCTGGCCGTGGTCGAGGAGACAGCGTTGCTGCTGGGCGGCCTCAAGTGGCGGGACTCGCGCCAGGTGCCTACCCGCAACGTGGTGGGCTACGACCTTGACTTGGACCGTTGGGAAGACATCGGCTGCGCGTTGCCCTGGGCCTGGAGTGGCCTGCAGTGCGCAGTGCTGCAGCTGGCCGACGGTGGGGACGAGGAGAGGGAGGGTGAGCCTGGAGAGGCGCTAGATTTAGTGCTGGGCTGA